A DNA window from Patescibacteria group bacterium contains the following coding sequences:
- a CDS encoding nucleotidyltransferase family protein has product MLNTSNIMPLILAAGTNSDFLTHSGQPYPAMAMYRNKHLYEWVLAAIRGAGLRGGLMITGQDGVDPNFIRTLRGGETMAESLKIGLKEAGNAEYVLIATADLPDIAPHAVRFFLEDAISSKADIVYPVVPAALCEKAYPGMKRTLVRFREGVFTGGNLFLVRRQAMLDNWETITGFLELRKSKWKLARKLGLGVMAKMLCGLLSLAEVKTIADRLLGAKTKVTICDFHGAATIGADADTWEQYMRFINRKLET; this is encoded by the coding sequence ATGTTGAATACAAGCAACATTATGCCGCTTATCTTGGCGGCAGGCACAAACTCAGATTTTCTGACTCACAGCGGCCAACCATATCCAGCGATGGCGATGTACCGCAACAAGCATCTTTACGAATGGGTCCTCGCGGCTATCCGTGGGGCGGGGCTTCGAGGGGGTCTGATGATCACTGGACAGGACGGGGTTGATCCAAACTTCATCCGAACTCTTCGAGGCGGCGAGACGATGGCAGAAAGCCTGAAGATCGGCCTCAAAGAGGCTGGCAACGCAGAGTATGTTTTGATTGCTACTGCTGATTTGCCGGACATCGCTCCACACGCCGTTCGATTCTTTCTTGAGGATGCGATATCGTCAAAGGCTGACATTGTCTACCCGGTTGTGCCAGCCGCACTTTGCGAAAAAGCATATCCAGGTATGAAGCGGACACTTGTCAGGTTCCGCGAAGGTGTTTTTACCGGAGGGAATTTATTCCTGGTTCGTCGCCAGGCGATGCTCGACAATTGGGAAACCATCACTGGTTTCCTGGAGCTACGCAAGAGCAAGTGGAAACTTGCTCGTAAGCTGGGGCTGGGAGTTATGGCCAAAATGCTTTGTGGTCTGCTGAGCTTGGCTGAAGTCAAGACAATCGCGGATCGACTTCTCGGCGCCAAGACGAAAGTCACTATATGTGATTTCCATGGTGCTGCCACTATCGGCGCTGACGCCGATACCTGGGAACAGTATATGCGGTTCATAAACCGCAAACTTGAAACTTGA
- a CDS encoding MFS transporter, with protein MATLRHLVLHIRQYRSKHKLLYLLCGMIVFWAVFDGIISYITPLLIVERGISKTNMGLIIGLSSLAGAIFDFIMCWIFKNATHRRILIIMFVTCLLYPLILWKAHTMGLFLLAMAIWGFYYDLHNISNFEFVGNHMPKAEHSSSFGLIHVAGALGYMVAPILAGLIVGYAVDWKPFVMAWLFLLISLCFFAAFSASQKKKEEEVESLDIGERIKPINLLLEFSLWHRIGKVIAPILVLTCLINTIDSFFWTVGPLLAESFAEYHEFAGFFMVAFTLPPLLVGWGVGSVTAKYGKKKTAFAGFILGSLILSSMFLFSEPIALAAVVFLASSCIAFSWPAINGVYADFIGETDSLSREVESMGDFFGNIGYIIGPILAGFLADRLGNQAAFSALGIISAIVAFILFRMTPKRIKIDTATDTPSHFAAVNEIES; from the coding sequence TTGGCAACATTACGACATTTGGTGCTTCATATCAGACAGTATCGGTCCAAGCACAAGTTGCTTTATTTACTCTGCGGCATGATTGTTTTCTGGGCAGTTTTTGATGGAATAATTTCGTATATTACCCCGCTCCTTATCGTGGAGAGGGGAATTTCCAAGACGAATATGGGTCTAATCATCGGTTTGTCATCACTGGCCGGCGCAATTTTCGACTTTATCATGTGCTGGATTTTCAAAAATGCGACACATCGTCGGATCTTGATAATCATGTTCGTGACATGTCTGCTCTACCCATTGATTCTCTGGAAAGCCCACACCATGGGACTGTTTCTCTTGGCGATGGCGATTTGGGGATTTTATTATGACCTCCACAACATTTCAAATTTTGAATTTGTCGGCAATCACATGCCCAAGGCCGAGCACTCTTCTAGCTTTGGGTTAATCCACGTGGCCGGAGCTCTCGGCTATATGGTCGCGCCGATTTTGGCTGGGTTAATCGTCGGCTACGCAGTAGACTGGAAGCCGTTTGTGATGGCCTGGCTCTTTCTCTTAATCTCACTTTGTTTTTTTGCCGCATTCTCGGCTAGTCAGAAGAAGAAAGAGGAGGAAGTCGAGAGCCTTGATATCGGCGAGCGGATCAAGCCGATCAACCTGCTTCTCGAATTTAGTCTCTGGCATCGGATCGGCAAAGTAATCGCTCCGATTCTAGTCTTGACCTGTCTGATCAATACAATCGATTCTTTTTTCTGGACTGTCGGGCCGCTTCTGGCCGAGAGTTTTGCCGAATATCATGAATTTGCCGGATTTTTCATGGTAGCTTTCACGCTTCCGCCGCTCCTAGTCGGCTGGGGGGTTGGATCTGTGACTGCCAAATACGGGAAGAAGAAGACTGCCTTTGCCGGGTTTATCCTCGGCTCTCTTATCCTCTCGTCGATGTTTCTGTTCAGTGAGCCAATCGCCTTGGCTGCCGTTGTCTTCCTGGCCTCTTCTTGCATCGCTTTCTCTTGGCCAGCGATCAACGGCGTTTACGCCGATTTTATCGGCGAGACAGATTCACTTTCGCGCGAGGTTGAGAGCATGGGGGACTTTTTCGGCAACATCGGCTACATTATCGGACCGATATTGGCTGGTTTTCTAGCCGATCGGCTTGGCAATCAGGCTGCTTTTTCTGCTCTCGGAATCATATCAGCGATAGTTGCGTTTATCCTGTTCCGGATGACTCCGAAACGAATCAAAATTGATACCGCGACCGATACTCCTAGCCACTTTGCAGCGGTCAACGAAATCGAATCCTAA
- a CDS encoding prepilin-type N-terminal cleavage/methylation domain-containing protein, which translates to MKASPKKFHSGFTLIELLVVVAIIGILATVVVVNLTTAQKKARDSRRKSDVGQINTAYSLLYQDTGNYYIPGTGLSGDGWGWISWLDVTQTPSTYPISIAQKLVEGGYFTGSVPHDPLFKDEGCYAGISPSSKCRYDYFQEKCSNGQGFYILSKLEISIAEDITSIKNLTCTSASMAPNTLADDNFYLFRYSQGIGK; encoded by the coding sequence ATGAAAGCAAGCCCGAAAAAATTTCATTCTGGCTTTACCCTTATCGAGCTCCTGGTAGTCGTCGCCATCATCGGTATTTTGGCGACTGTTGTCGTGGTCAATCTGACAACTGCGCAGAAGAAGGCACGTGATTCCAGAAGAAAAAGTGACGTGGGTCAAATCAACACAGCATACTCTCTGCTCTATCAGGACACGGGAAACTATTATATCCCCGGGACCGGTCTTAGCGGTGATGGTTGGGGCTGGATTTCATGGCTTGACGTGACCCAGACACCGAGCACATATCCGATTTCAATAGCACAGAAACTGGTTGAAGGCGGATATTTCACCGGATCAGTCCCACACGACCCACTCTTCAAAGATGAGGGCTGCTATGCTGGGATTAGTCCTAGCAGTAAATGCCGTTATGATTATTTTCAGGAAAAATGCAGTAACGGACAGGGATTTTATATTTTATCAAAATTGGAAATCTCGATAGCAGAGGATATCACAAGCATAAAAAATTTGACTTGCACAAGCGCAAGCATGGCACCAAATACTCTCGCCGATGACAACTTTTATCTCTTCCGATACAGCCAAGGCATCGGGAAATAA
- a CDS encoding 8-oxo-dGTP diphosphatase — protein MRQITTLSIIEDGNKTLLAMKKRGSGEGWWNGYGGKVQEGEAIEEAMVRELQEESGIIAKVFKERAVIEFFFDGTDEEVEMHIFEVTEYEGQPKETEEMAPKWFLKEEIPYDNMWPADRNWMPLFFEGKDFDGRAVFDGETKSFIESDFHVREIDPELSDIGTRDKLF, from the coding sequence ATGAGACAAATCACTACCCTTTCAATTATTGAGGATGGAAATAAAACTCTTCTTGCAATGAAGAAGCGTGGTTCTGGTGAGGGTTGGTGGAATGGTTATGGCGGAAAAGTTCAAGAAGGAGAAGCCATCGAAGAGGCCATGGTTCGTGAGCTTCAAGAAGAATCAGGAATTATTGCAAAAGTTTTCAAAGAAAGAGCCGTAATAGAATTTTTTTTCGATGGAACTGATGAAGAGGTTGAAATGCATATTTTTGAAGTAACCGAATATGAAGGTCAACCAAAGGAAACAGAAGAAATGGCACCCAAATGGTTTTTAAAAGAAGAAATTCCTTATGATAATATGTGGCCTGCTGATAGAAATTGGATGCCACTATTTTTTGAAGGAAAAGACTTCGATGGACGAGCGGTTTTTGATGGAGAAACAAAATCTTTTATTGAATCAGACTTTCATGTCAGGGAAATTGACCCCGAGCTAAGTGATATCGGGACTAGAGACAAATTGTTTTAA
- the uppS gene encoding polyprenyl diphosphate synthase, giving the protein MSNTVPKHIGFILDGNRRWAKERGMTSFQGHDAGFKRAKEIIDYANNQGLEAITMYCFSKENWSRSKEEVGYLMAIFTNFVKNFLDELHGKNMQLRHLGDLEGLSKGLVKVIGEALEKTKDNTGLVVQLALNYTGRDEIKRAVEKLVEKKLPVTIENISDNLDTSGTSDPDLIVRTSGEQRLSGFLLWQASYSEFYFAKVHWPDFTTLEFDKAVLEYNSRQRRFGGN; this is encoded by the coding sequence ATGAGTAATACAGTTCCAAAACATATCGGATTTATCCTAGACGGCAATAGGCGCTGGGCCAAGGAGAGGGGAATGACTTCGTTTCAGGGCCATGATGCGGGATTCAAAAGAGCCAAAGAGATCATTGATTATGCCAACAACCAGGGGCTGGAAGCGATCACGATGTACTGTTTTTCCAAGGAGAATTGGAGCCGATCCAAGGAGGAGGTGGGTTATCTGATGGCGATCTTCACTAATTTTGTCAAGAATTTTCTGGATGAGTTGCATGGGAAGAATATGCAGTTGAGACATCTGGGAGATCTCGAAGGCTTGTCCAAGGGGTTAGTCAAAGTCATCGGGGAAGCGTTGGAGAAGACCAAAGACAACACTGGCTTGGTGGTCCAGCTTGCCCTGAACTATACGGGACGGGATGAGATCAAGAGGGCCGTCGAAAAGCTAGTTGAAAAGAAATTACCAGTCACAATTGAGAATATTTCTGACAATCTGGACACTTCTGGCACCTCTGACCCCGATCTGATCGTTCGCACTTCTGGCGAACAGCGCCTCTCTGGCTTTTTGCTCTGGCAGGCGTCTTATTCAGAATTTTATTTTGCCAAGGTTCATTGGCCAGATTTTACGACGCTAGAGTTCGACAAGGCCGTACTAGAATATAACAGCCGTCAACGACGCTTCGGCGGGAATTAA
- the mutM gene encoding bifunctional DNA-formamidopyrimidine glycosylase/DNA-(apurinic or apyrimidinic site) lyase yields the protein MPELPEVETIRRGLKEVICGKAITNFEKRDVKVIQFEPKEIIGAKIIDVERRAKILIFKLDNKKSILTHLKMTGQLIWEESAGGKDFQLKKSRVAGGHPSPDWVAKLPNVHTRSIFYFDDNSVLFFNDLRRFGYMKLYDTKDLDNLTELKKLGPEPFSDQFTVDYLMRKASKIPNRKIKQFITDQEIISGVGNIYVDEALFYAKISPLRLVKDIKLSEWGRIRESIVKALELGLKYGGSSEDTYVDAFGNQGTMNDHTNVYRHTGAYCPDGCDDTIKRITLGGRGTHYCPSCQK from the coding sequence ATGCCAGAATTACCAGAAGTTGAGACAATCAGACGTGGGCTCAAGGAAGTTATTTGCGGGAAAGCGATAACTAATTTTGAGAAACGTGACGTTAAAGTTATCCAATTTGAGCCCAAGGAGATTATTGGTGCCAAAATTATCGATGTCGAGCGCCGAGCCAAGATTCTCATCTTCAAGCTGGATAACAAAAAGTCGATTTTGACACATTTGAAAATGACGGGGCAACTGATTTGGGAGGAAAGTGCGGGAGGCAAGGATTTCCAGCTGAAGAAATCTCGGGTGGCTGGCGGTCATCCTAGCCCAGATTGGGTGGCCAAATTGCCAAACGTTCATACACGTTCGATTTTTTATTTTGATGATAATTCGGTTTTGTTCTTCAACGATTTACGTCGTTTTGGCTATATGAAATTGTATGATACGAAGGATCTGGATAATCTGACTGAATTGAAAAAGTTAGGTCCAGAGCCATTTTCTGACCAGTTTACCGTAGACTACCTGATGCGAAAGGCGTCCAAGATCCCAAATCGCAAGATTAAGCAATTCATCACAGACCAGGAAATTATTTCCGGAGTAGGCAATATTTATGTCGATGAAGCTCTATTTTACGCCAAGATTTCGCCGCTTCGATTGGTCAAGGATATCAAGCTTTCGGAGTGGGGACGGATCCGCGAATCAATTGTTAAAGCGTTGGAACTAGGATTAAAATATGGCGGGTCCTCCGAGGATACTTATGTCGACGCTTTTGGTAATCAGGGCACGATGAACGATCACACCAATGTATACCGACACACCGGCGCGTATTGTCCTGACGGTTGTGATGATACAATTAAGAGAATAACGCTTGGCGGACGCGGTACGCATTATTGCCCGAGCTGCCAGAAATAA
- a CDS encoding prepilin-type N-terminal cleavage/methylation domain-containing protein, with amino-acid sequence MQNRRGFTLIELLVVVAIIGILATVVVINLTTAQKKARDAKRISDIESVATAARLYKLDNGTYPAKDDSCGGRGATDWCYYGAQYIQGNNTHGHLGTGNILADNFRNYISVLPTDPTNRNIAFKYIYNNNLGPSNGIVIRAWLETTAGNYGDKTCYGQFLETKPEWGNSVQDGGWNLGGKTDCDVPTIIDQPGWIL; translated from the coding sequence ATGCAAAACAGGAGGGGTTTTACATTGATAGAACTTCTTGTAGTCGTCGCCATCATTGGAATTTTGGCGACTGTTGTCGTGATCAATTTGACGACTGCTCAGAAGAAAGCCAGGGATGCGAAAAGAATCTCTGATATAGAGAGCGTCGCTACAGCGGCGAGGCTTTATAAATTAGACAATGGCACATATCCAGCCAAAGACGACTCGTGCGGCGGCAGGGGGGCCACCGATTGGTGTTACTACGGGGCGCAGTACATACAAGGCAACAACACTCACGGGCACTTGGGAACAGGCAATATTTTGGCGGACAACTTTCGAAACTATATTTCAGTCCTCCCAACGGATCCAACCAATAGAAATATTGCCTTCAAGTATATATATAATAATAATTTGGGCCCGTCGAACGGTATTGTTATCCGAGCCTGGCTCGAGACAACCGCTGGCAACTATGGTGACAAAACATGTTACGGTCAATTCTTGGAAACAAAGCCTGAATGGGGCAATTCCGTGCAAGATGGCGGTTGGAACCTTGGCGGGAAAACTGATTGCGACGTTCCTACTATTATTGACCAACCTGGTTGGATTTTGTAG
- a CDS encoding DUF456 domain-containing protein encodes MTDIFIYISILLILLASLVGVVIPLLPGIPLMFATVFIYSFLDKFAHLTTSNVAVFLILMIASLFVDYSSGLIGAKIAGASKKAILGGTIGTLIGLFFFPPLGAVLGLFIGVLVAEVLQGGKNLRRAVKAATGTLLGSLAGVVTNLMIGILFIILFSIYFFR; translated from the coding sequence ATGACAGATATTTTCATCTACATATCCATTCTGCTTATATTGCTTGCTAGCCTGGTCGGCGTCGTAATTCCTCTCTTGCCTGGAATTCCGCTAATGTTTGCGACTGTGTTTATCTACTCATTTTTGGACAAATTTGCTCATCTCACGACCTCGAATGTCGCAGTTTTTCTGATTTTGATGATAGCTTCTCTTTTTGTCGACTATTCTTCGGGACTGATCGGGGCCAAGATTGCGGGCGCCTCGAAAAAGGCAATCCTCGGTGGCACGATTGGAACATTAATTGGCTTATTTTTCTTCCCGCCTCTTGGTGCTGTTCTGGGCTTATTTATCGGAGTATTAGTGGCGGAGGTCCTGCAAGGCGGCAAGAATCTTCGGAGGGCGGTCAAGGCGGCGACAGGGACTCTGCTTGGCAGCCTGGCCGGCGTCGTCACCAACCTCATGATTGGAATACTTTTTATCATCTTATTTTCAATTTACTTTTTCCGATAG
- a CDS encoding lysylphosphatidylglycerol synthase transmembrane domain-containing protein, translated as MKNKYSFGKFLFLLLLVVAGYVLYKQFDQSKQIADALMAGDWRWVLLAVIVQVFYYPLYAKYLKIYFNFFGLNYTFRNLLQLYCASKFTDVALPIATVGKVALFSAEAKKEDKPVVSATFAALTVAIGDLAIFWVIALLPFLFFGDNHVTAGYYKTAFLVFTLIVFVLGTLALLYMKNRKVGKKVFGWLSGSLSKFGIDLPGEESPKVSGRIRDYLPKAFYLGLALQVINIATLALILLAFGQGSHLGQTLIFYAVGTLFTVVSITPQGAGVAEGAMTLAMTSLGIPVGNALLITLAYRGILYWIPFLLGFWPFHKLDLFNQSK; from the coding sequence ATGAAGAATAAATACTCTTTCGGAAAATTCCTTTTCTTGTTGTTATTGGTGGTAGCGGGCTATGTCTTGTACAAGCAGTTTGATCAGTCGAAGCAGATTGCCGATGCTCTGATGGCAGGTGATTGGCGTTGGGTACTGCTAGCCGTGATCGTACAAGTTTTCTATTATCCGCTTTATGCCAAGTATCTCAAGATCTATTTCAACTTTTTCGGACTCAATTATACTTTCAGGAATTTGCTTCAGCTTTATTGTGCTTCCAAATTTACTGATGTTGCATTGCCTATCGCCACTGTCGGCAAAGTGGCACTCTTTAGCGCAGAGGCAAAAAAGGAGGACAAGCCAGTTGTCTCAGCGACTTTCGCCGCTCTGACTGTTGCGATCGGTGACCTAGCAATTTTCTGGGTGATCGCATTACTCCCATTCCTTTTCTTCGGCGACAATCATGTTACTGCCGGATACTATAAAACTGCTTTTCTAGTTTTCACCTTGATAGTCTTTGTCCTGGGCACCTTGGCGCTTCTATATATGAAGAATCGCAAAGTCGGCAAGAAGGTTTTTGGCTGGCTGTCTGGGAGCCTGAGCAAATTTGGCATTGATCTTCCAGGCGAAGAATCACCCAAGGTAAGCGGGCGAATTAGGGATTATTTGCCCAAAGCTTTTTATCTTGGGCTGGCATTGCAGGTTATTAATATTGCGACTTTGGCCCTGATATTGCTTGCGTTTGGCCAGGGTTCCCATCTGGGCCAAACATTAATTTTTTATGCTGTCGGCACTTTGTTTACGGTTGTTTCGATTACTCCGCAGGGAGCTGGTGTGGCTGAGGGTGCGATGACATTGGCTATGACTAGCCTCGGCATCCCGGTCGGAAATGCTCTTCTGATCACGCTGGCTTATCGCGGTATTCTATATTGGATACCATTTCTTCTTGGTTTTTGGCCGTTCCACAAGCTCGATTTGTTCAATCAGAGCAAATAG
- a CDS encoding type II secretion system protein — translation MKKQQTRNRAFTLIELLVVVAIIGILTTVVVVNLTTAQKKARDAKRVSDIQEINKAVQLEAMARGSSSYYDSACANTSWTVKEQNFKKILVPAYLPTMPVDPVVRYDTRKDPNHAYNVQYVYYTGVQGLDCAVPTYLATTYYLWTGLDTPNSNLANSSGVPGATTILTNLKGSGAVDSTVWNTSYTDRQDVNNFFVIKIGS, via the coding sequence ATGAAAAAACAACAGACAAGAAATAGAGCTTTTACCCTCATAGAACTTCTGGTGGTTGTCGCCATCATCGGTATTTTGACGACTGTTGTCGTGGTCAATCTGACAACTGCGCAGAAGAAAGCCAGAGACGCCAAGAGAGTTTCCGATATTCAAGAGATAAATAAAGCTGTTCAGCTTGAAGCAATGGCCAGGGGCAGCAGCAGCTACTACGACAGTGCTTGTGCGAATACCAGCTGGACAGTCAAAGAACAAAATTTTAAGAAGATACTCGTGCCTGCATATTTGCCCACCATGCCCGTAGACCCAGTCGTTAGATACGATACGCGCAAAGACCCGAACCATGCCTACAATGTTCAGTATGTGTATTATACGGGTGTGCAGGGTCTGGATTGCGCAGTTCCCACCTACTTAGCAACCACATATTACTTATGGACAGGATTAGACACGCCAAACAGTAATCTTGCAAATTCATCAGGCGTCCCGGGCGCCACCACCATACTGACAAACTTAAAAGGAAGTGGTGCTGTAGACAGTACGGTTTGGAACACTTCATATACCGACCGCCAAGACGTGAATAATTTCTTCGTTATAAAAATAGGGAGCTAA
- a CDS encoding PadR family transcriptional regulator: MDLTNEGYWRKLINQGLIKFFLLKTLYKDKESYGYRIVKRIEELSEGTCRPTESTIYPALEQLKNEGYATTHEVAAGSRVRILYSLTEKGRSAYRIAAKSYGEIIPLLREAILL; this comes from the coding sequence GTGGATTTGACCAATGAAGGCTACTGGCGGAAATTAATCAATCAGGGACTGATTAAATTCTTCCTATTAAAAACACTTTACAAGGACAAAGAATCCTACGGTTATCGTATTGTCAAAAGAATTGAAGAGCTTTCCGAGGGCACTTGTCGACCAACCGAGTCAACGATTTACCCAGCGCTTGAGCAATTGAAAAACGAAGGCTACGCCACCACTCACGAAGTTGCCGCTGGTTCTCGCGTCCGAATTCTCTATTCCCTGACCGAGAAGGGTCGTTCTGCTTACCGTATCGCCGCCAAATCATATGGCGAAATCATTCCGCTCCTGCGCGAGGCGATTCTGCTCTAA